actcctgggcttaggcgattctcctgcctcagcctcccgagtagctgggactacaggtgcccaccacaacacccagctatttttttgttgttgcagtttggccggggctgggtttgaacccgccaccctcggcatatggggctggcgccctgctcactgagccacaggctctgcccaagaTTAAGAAATATTTCACTAAGAAGGCAAAATTGTAGTAGTTACTAAACCTGACTTATAGATGTTCAGGGGTTTATTGTACtactttctctaattttttatgCACATGaaactttttataattaaaaaaagaagtagcagCAGGCTGCAACAGCCACAGTTTGACCACCCCAGTCCCTGCTGTGTCTTCCAGGCTCAGTCCCACTAGCTATTCCCAAGATCTGAGATGTTGTGATCCTCACCTGGCCTGATTAACTAACTCCTTATCTTGATTTAAGTGTTGTGACACCTACTTCTTCCccttaaaaaaacacaagaatttatagatttaattcaTTTGCAAAGAATTTTACAGAAACCTTCAGAGAGTACCTACTATATTAGATTAGGATATTTCCTTTGTACTAAAACCACAAAAGTACTGAAGAAAAGGTCTTAAGCTtcagtaacaacaaaaaaccccaaagaacaATGGGTACATAGCAAGAAATTGGGAAGagcaaaaaagaatttttttttaagaactttaataaaaactgaaaaacaaaaaagtacagaAACAATAGCAACAATGCTGGGTGGGGCagccagaggggaggagggaagagaatgcTGTGCTCCTTCCTAATGGGCAAAATGTAAAaagtatgtggcacacctcctggaggccagacacaactacaacagggaccttacccaaCACACGCAAACGTTGTAACctgatcatttgtaccctcaaattaatctgaaattaaaaaaaagaaaagaaaagaaaagaaaaaactgtgctAAACACTGGCGAAGCAAAAAGGAATAGGGACCAGGGGAATTGCAGATTAAACCAAGGACTCTTCAGATTCTACCCTAAAGAAAGGCAAGAACAAGTTTGTTTTTTCTAATGTAGTGTATTATCAGGGAACACATAAAAGTATAGGAAATCAAGAAACAAAGTATACCTAAGTGCAGCATACTAgtgaagaaaaagataatttagaaatagttttaaaaaaagatgattaacaaattataatttaatagaaaACTACCAGTAACAAAAAAGGATGATATCCATTTTATGCATTagagaactgaggctcaggaaagtGACGTAGTCGGGCCAAGGTCATTCAGCTAGTTTAAGGGCTTACAACCTGCATTTGAACtgcatcattttgtttttctggtaGACAGAAGTAAAAATCCAgaagtagttttaaaaattacataaaagtgTACCTCAAAAGTAAATCTGGCTTGAACACATACACTTAGTGATGACCCATTGAGTCTCATTTTCTACTATCTCACCAATCTCCCTCAGCACTCTGTGCTTTACATAAATTACTAGTATATGGGGAAAGTGCTCTTCTTAAAGTCAAACTGAAAATCCTTTTCCCTGACTATGTCAAACATAAGTTAAATTTTCTTCAGTCAATCTTCCCTTGATGATGTATTTTAACTAAATatgtggaataaaaaaaaagaattttcatagTCCtcattgttaaaatgaaaaaaatatttttagtagttTATTGATTTATGACTGAAATGATCAAGCTTTGGTTTCTACTGAAGGATGTAAGTTTAATTCAGATGTTTGAAGAATATCTTAAAACTTCCTCAAATTGATTGGCTCTTTGTATCAGGTAATTTTTATGACACTCcctttttaagataattttactTTCCTTTGGCCAAAACAGCCTATTTAATGATATTTAGTGATTGGTTATTATGTGAAACCTTCTACCTAATGGTTCTATTTAACATACAAAAAATTCTCCATCTTGTACCTACTATGAGCAAGTAGGTGTTCAATAGTTATTTGAACCGCGACtcctaaaaatatactttaattaatatttaataagttATAATTACAATTATGGCACCTACATGGCATAGTTTTTCTTTGGTGACTATTCTAGGGTCTAGTGAGGTGAGAGAAACTATActaattttaaactatattttaacaaagatatttaataTAAGTAATTGTTAACTAGatattaaagaatgaaaaaggcagaaagaaaacataaagacaaTGATTTTAAAGGATAGTCACCAGTCCAGTATTATAAGCATCACTTGGAAACCTATTACAAATGCAAATTCTCATACTCCAAGCCTCACTCCAGACTTACTGAAGCAGAAACTCTGGTGGTGGGCCGAGCAATCTGTGCTTTAACAAGCTCTCCAAGAGATGCTAATGTAAGCTAAAGCTTAGAAACCATTGCATTAAAATACAACATAACAGCCAGAAGCAGCCATCATCCTAGCCACCAATGGGTCATCACTAAGTTTATGTTTTCAAGCCAGATTTACTTTTGAGCTCtacttttgtgtaatttttaaaattacttttggaTTTTCACTTCTGTCTACCAGAAAAACAAGTGAGTAGCAAACTTGCAGCAGAGAAAAGAGATGGAATTACTACAATTGAGAAGATTGAGAAAAGGCCCCCAATGAGATGAAATACAGATTTGGGAGAATGGGTCACTGCTCCCCTGTTACTGGCGTCTCTATGTTGAGAGGAAGGACCTATAGACCTTGGAACCAATATCTGAGGAAGGAGCACCCTGGAGCTGGTGTCtcaagaaggcaccttgacattGGTTCTGCAAGTGTTAGAAAAACCCCAAATCACAATTAGCTGCTGCTACTGGAAAGAACTGTTGCCACAAGGAAGAACTATTGTTAGAGTGAGACTAACAGGATCAAGAAACCCATCTGAAGGAAACGagcaaatttctttcttctccctctacGCAGTGTTTCTCTGGTACTTGTATTGGCAGAGGTGACAGGAAGGCAGAAACATTTGCAGAGATCCCAAGAGTGGGTTTGAAGCTGAGAGATAGTGGAGTAATAATTGATATGATGGCCTTAATTGTAATAAGATTGGGAGATAATGGAAATAATAGTTTTGGGTATATATAACTAGGTACACATAGACATTCTCTGTGGCATTAACTTCTTGGTGAACTTTGGCCTCATTGTAAAGAATCAATcctgtttaaaaactttttctgtCTTGATGAGATTCATAAGGGGCAGTTAGGACATTTGTAGAATGGACAGGAAATTATATAAGGGCCTACAGTGGAGTCCACGGCCGTGGGCCTAAGAATGAACAATCACGGCAATAATGGCTTAGGATTGCTCAAGAGTAACAGCAAGACGTGCTCCAGTCAGCTGAGGCTTGGTTTCTTAAAGTCTTAATATCAAAGAAAGCTTACTAGGACACAGCAACCTGGGACTCTCCCTTATAAAACAGGAAAGTGACAGAAAGGTTATTCTGAAATCATGGTCACTACCACTAGAAATACAAATGTGgccttggtgcctgcagctcaagcggctagggcgccagccacatacacctaagctggtgggttcaaatccagcccgggcctgctaaacaacaatgacaactacaaccaaaaaaagctgggtattgtggcgggcacctgtagtcccagctacttgggaggctgaggcaagaacattgcttaagcccaagaattagaggttactgtgaactgtgacaccgcagcactctagccagagcgaaagcttgagactctgtctcagaaaaaaataaaaaagaaatacagatgcCATTCCTCATTTTAAGCAGCTGTTTTTTCAATTCCAGGATCAAAAAGAACATTCCTCCTGTTTTCagttaataagtatttatttaagtAATTGTCAGAAATGTGCCCAGTCCCTTGGGAGATAAAGAACTTTGAtttgatatgatgacaattaatgacaattactgaCGCGGtaggtgtgggggaaggggagagcagagagttgagaaggaggaagaggtggggaaaggaaaagcagcgacagggaaggagggaggggggtgggggtcttggtgtgtgccacaccttttgggaataagacatgattgtaagagggactttacctaacaaatgcaatcagtgtaacctggtttcttatactctcaatgaatccccaacaattaaaaaaaagagagagagagagaactgtaAGATAGAAGATAGCTATTGCTCTTATTTATTAAACTTTacctgtttcttatttttatgttcatattttgttgttgttttttaaaggatGTTGAAGAATCACAAAACCACACTGGTGAGCCTGTTGGAGATGACTACAAAAAGATGGGGACACTTTTTGGTGAATTGAACAAAAATCTCATCAACATGGGCTTCACACGGATGTATTTTGGAGAACGAATCGTGGAACCAGTAATAGTCATTTTCTTTTGGGTTATGCTGTGGTTCCTTGGCCTGCAAGCCCTTGGGCTAGTTGCTGTTCTTTGTCTTGTCATTATTTATGTACAGCAGTAAACATGGCTGAGTGAGTTGCTGTTTCACATTTGTTAGCCACGTATGTAAATTGGAGAGGTTATGTATTTCACTTTTGGACCACCAAAAAAGTTTGCCTTGTTTCCAATTGTGTACTGGCTGTttgtaattaaatatatatgtggaCATTGTTTAAAACTAAATTCAACTCTTGATTATAGCAGGATTAAATAGATAGTTTGAATATACATTAGCTTATTCAAAACTCATGTTTCACTTACTGTGATCTCTATCTCCTTTAGATACCTTTATCCCCCTGCCAGATTTTATGTAACACCACCAAAAAGTGAGCAGGCAAACTAATAGAATATAGAATTTAAATCAAGCAATATAGTTCTTGTAAAGAGttctaataaaacatttttgaagaagGATGAAACAAGTTAAAAATAGGTTTTAATTGGAAAACTGCTCCTCATGTACCCCACCAAATTATCTGACATTATTTGGGAAATTCTTGGATTTCTGTTGTCCCTGCTCAACCTGAACCAAGATAATTAGCATATTCTACCTTAATATTGTGGTAAAAATCAGTAAAGCTAGCTCATTTCCTAAAAgttgaaaagaatatatttactattgTCAGGGAAAGTTCTTGAGttatatataacttttttataATGTAACACTTGGACCTGGAATTACTTCAGTATATAATTTGAAGTGTTAGACAATTTTGGTGCTAATTACTTTTTGTGAGTTTCTGAAGTCTCATAAGCCTAGTTGACTGCACTCAATGATAATATGCTATATTTTCTTGTATCTGACTTTTTTCCAAGGGAGACATTTTCAgtgtaatttttttcagaaatttataattttgtagttttctatAACAATTCTAAGATTTGAAACGATGTATTTCCTATCttggcatagattttttttctgcaaaaagtaatttatttatactttactgttattttcaggaaaaaaaactgcttttctttATTATCTGTAACATTACAGTATAAAATCAAATACTTAAATTTGGAACTTAACAGCCAACTGTAATAATATGCTTCTAAGGCTAAAGCCAAGTCAGTAATTGGCTAGCCATATTATTAATGTGTCTGAATTCAGCACTTTGAAGTTTTAtactgaaataaacatttcttaaaatatgcttggaaaatgaaaaatggcTTTCATGATATTTGGAGTTTGTTAGAGAGCCTAAATCTTTATAATTTTGTCTCAAAGACTTTATAAACAAAGGAGAGatttaaataattaagaaattaaatatgagaaaaatggGATAGCAGGGAATTTTTGGTTTTGGTAGGGCAATAACTAACACATGTAGAGTGCTTACTACTCTACTTCATAAAGTTTTTAcccaatcttatttttaaaatgtgttcccTTTATTCTTGgtgtcttttctttctgaagcagaaaataataaaatactttaaacttAGATGTCTAAAACCAGATAATCCTGAATAGAAATATCAGTCAGGGGACACTAAAAGGTGTTATGCATTTGTATAAATACAGGCCTTTTTAAATTTgactttctaaaaacaaaagaatttgtactatatctttgtgtttttattgcaTTTGCAATATTTTTATAGTAACTTTTATGAACTTAGTATAAGTGTAAACTGTTTGAAAAGGTGTATTCATTTGTACACACTAGAATTGTGCAGTTTTCAAAAGTCATGAGaatttgtatatctgtaaaatattaataggtatattcttttctaatgctaccaagaattttaattttcctttggaatgcaacaaaaatatagtgtACAAATAAGAGCTGTGGTTTCACCAGTGCctaatgttgaaaatattttaaaagtaaatattaatagtaattgTTTAGTGTACTGTAAATACTATGTATCTGCTCACTGCTGTTAATAGGGcattattaaattatataatgaaataagaTATTTTGCTGGTATTCTTTCTACATATATTACTAATTGGTTAGTTCACTATACCATCAAATCTTTTGCTttgatatggaaaaaaataagttttactaatttaatagagataaaatattttcttttgtgatatATATGAGAGTGCAGATTATACTAACAATCCTGAAATGAAACtgataatgtttttcttttgtggtataaGGAATTAAGTTCAAAACAATTCTCAATCATTTTAATCTCATATATAAGCCATTTTTAGAAGCTGTTATTgcttataaataaagaaatagaagttaAAATGCTAAGGTTATTAGATTATATAATGTACATTCATACTGCCAGccctctcaaaagaaaaggtCAAGGTCTACAAATAATCTAACTGTAGATGAGTAAATCAATTTTTCCAAAAGTAAAAACCCTGTATTTTTTAGAACTCAATTCTCTCATATCTTAAGCTGTCACGTACAAGGTATATTCCCATTCCTGGCTACTGGTTAGATCATTTTTAGTTCAGTAGTGTGCTGTAGCCGGCTTGCAATGGCTTATAAGAGCCAACTGCatatgtttttttctgctttcattgaCACTGGTAGTTTGAAATTGGCTATGGTgggaatatttatgcaaaaaaaaaaaattgtcaaacactacaaatcaggggtcttttttttttcctgaagagcCCATTATTAAATACATCAGCACATCATTGACTAGCGTCCCTTGTAAGACCACATTCCCATTTCTATCCTACTGATaggaaaggaaagaacaagtTTTGTGAAATAAAGGAAAGGACAGAGGTAAATGCTCATCAACCTATCCAAATGTTTTTGGATCTTTTTATGTGGGGATTATGGGCCATGGTTATCTTCTGaccaacatgtatttatttaatcatgTGGGTTTGGGTAGGggttatgattttttatttaccttttttctctttattttttctgttggaCTCTGTTTGATATAATCACATGTCTTGATCAGAGAAAAATCTCTCTGGGTCATCACTGAGCTGCAAATCCATTAAAGACTATCCAGGTGATCAGGAAAGGAGAAACAGGGAACTGATGGAGGGCAAACTACAGTATAACGGCTgttgtgaaaaagaaaattcaaaataatcaaaGCTAGGTACCTCATAATCAAAGCTAGGTACCTCACAATCAAAAGCTGTTTTATTTGTAGATTCTATTGTAACAgttattttacaaatgtttattgatttcagcttaatttgaacattttcattatcattttatggCTTTACAAAAGTGaaggaagaagaacaaaaaaatcaaagcttTCATACCTATTAGTGCCTCTAGTAATAGACTTGGTCAAGAAGAATATAAACTGATACACGAATTGTGGCTTCAGGGTTGTTAGAGGGTCTTTTGTGACTCCTGTTTCTCTTCCCAGAATTTAATTCTTGGTGTTACTTGGAGTTCACCCCATCAACCTGTTCACTCATCACTCCATACCTCCCCTCAGCAACTCACATGACTTCGGTTATGATTTACATACTAACAACTCCCCAGTCTGCGTTTTGGAATTCAGAGCGCCGTATGGAACATAAGATCATGCATTCAATTGCTTGCCCAACATTTGCACTTGGTTATTCCATAGTACCTCAAATTCAGCATGTCCAAAAAAGGAGCTCAGCATCCTCTCAAATCTTTTCTTCCTGTGCTTCCCATCTCAGCAAATGACACAATCTTATCCCTCACTGCTCAAGCAGGAATTGTAGTGATACCCTTGACTTCTGTCTCTCTTACACTGCCTACATATATAACCAATTACCAAGTCctatctgttttatttctaaaaattctctaatctttctgtttctctttattcCTAGGATCACTAATTTAATCCATACTGCCGTCATCTCGCCCTTGAATGCTACCTCAAATCCTGATTGGCCTCCCTGCCTTCGTTTTCCACTTTATGGTTATAGTAATCTTTCTAAAACATGACTGCAATCTCCTTTTCAGTGACTTTCTGTTGCTCTTATGACAAAGTCCTTACTCCTTAATATGTTTTGCAGAGCTCTTCACACACTGATTTCTGCATACCTCATCTCTTTACTGCCACCCTCCGTTTCCGAGATTCAGCTACACTGaacttttttttcagttcttttaaagAAACATGCATCTTAATTTCCAGAATTTTACATACTTTACCTTCTTTTTTAACCCCTTCCCACCAGACTGATCAACACCTACATAGCCTTAAAACCTCATCTTACACAACACGTGCTCCAGAAAAACTTCTCCGACACCGTTAAATTCAGTTTTGGCAGCTCCTTATGTGGAACCCTGTGCTTCTCCTAAGAGCACTTCTTATGCTAAACTGCTTGTTTGTCAGCTTCCTCCATTAAACAGGCTTCATAGGTAAGAGAATATGTCTGTCTTAGCCATCATTGTAGTGCTAGTGCCAAACACAACACCTGGCACATAATGGGTGCTCAAAGTATTTGTCAAGTGAGTAAGTCAACTTCATTTACTCACGTTCTCTCTATAGTCCCCTGAAAAGATCTAGAGTTGATAGTACTTGAGAGTtctttgactcaaaaaaaaaagtatgcataaaGAGAGTGTATTGATGTATACGTTATAATTTATAAAGCTTATTCACTTTTGATAAAAGAATAGCGCTGTTATTTGTATACATACACAATATTGTTGCTACACACTTGCATTTTTTAGGAGAAAATGTATTTCCAGTGTTGTTTGGTTGATtcactgtttctttaaaaaagaaatagtacaaatagccgggcgttgtggcgggcgcctgtagtcccagctactcgggaggctgaggcaggagaatcgcttaagtccaggagttggaggttgctgtgagctgtgtgaggccatggcactctaccgacggccacaaagtgagaccctgtctctacaaaaaaaaaaaaagaaagaaatagtacaaTACATATGGCCACTGATGCTaccagaatttcataattttttaatatttttcagtgCACCTTtactaattttaactttttatgaaaAAGCTCTGAAATGGTAATAGGAATTCTCAAGTATCTAAGCTTGGTATTTTAGGCTCCAGAATAATTTAATTGCTAGAATGTCCTAGTAACCCagatgtatacacatatataaaatagtttgttattctttttaataaataatactcTTTCATAGTATCTCTTCTGACTCCTGATAGCATGTTCTGCTTGTCAGTTAATGGTTGCCACATCCAGTTTGGAAACTTTCAAAGCAATGACACAGCTAAGAGTGAATAGAGCTTGTCTTTTTCCCTCATTCCTATTGCTGGAAC
This Nycticebus coucang isolate mNycCou1 chromosome 1, mNycCou1.pri, whole genome shotgun sequence DNA region includes the following protein-coding sequences:
- the FAM241A gene encoding uncharacterized protein FAM241A, whose amino-acid sequence is MFSAGELLRGGGDGERDEDGDAPETEREPTASLRRRGLQPQQESEQDVEESQNHTGEPVGDDYKKMGTLFGELNKNLINMGFTRMYFGERIVEPVIVIFFWVMLWFLGLQALGLVAVLCLVIIYVQQ